GCTATCGCTAGGGAAGGATTAAGCTCAGACAAAAATTATTTGCAAGGGCATAGGATTTGTGTGAACATTGGTGGAGGTTTGGTTCCTCTGCAAGAACGTTTTAagtatcaaacacttaatttcctgcgtTCTTGTGAATTTCTATGTACCAATTTCTGCTTTTTCTGTATTCTTTCATggtgtctttaattttgtcgaAACAAAATTCTTCTGctaatttcatgtttttattggggagGACAAATGCTCATGTTCTTATTATTTggggggacgtgtcccctgcatcACCCCTAAAATCTACACTGGAATTTCATacaatgtcattttgtttaacTCTGGGGATAATGGCACATATTTTCAGTGAGTCTCTCCTGAAGACGTTCGTAGTGTTACAGTTATTTATTGACATGGAAAGTAGCAGAAATAATTGTGTCAAACATTATAGGAGAGAGCTAAAGAGAAGGCATTCAGGCATGGTGAAGTGGAAAGCAATGGACAGTTTTTTGTTATTGTAAGTAAGGATTTGTTCCAGCAGCAGTGAGAAACGTTTGATCTACAAATGCTGGTTTTTAATATATTCCAATAAGTAGTAAAAAATCtatgtattgtatttttacacCCCTAAGGTTTAATTTCTTTTGTTCTCTCCATGTGTGGGTACAGATGATTGAGCTGGGCCTCCCTGACGGCAGCCTGATCGACGAGCTGATGGAGCTGACGGCACAGAGCCTCAGTCAGCTTGAGATCCAGGAACATTTCAACATCATCAAGGAGATTGGCCGAGGGAAATACGGCAAAGTGCTGCTTGTGACGCATCGCTTCCGGGGTATGACTGCACTTTCAATTCTCTTTAAGTCGAGAACCTTTTAGCAGTCACCAATTACAGAAATATAATAATGGTCATAAAGTCTTGCTGATCTGAAACCACTTTTTCCCAATTAAAAAGGCAATGAGTTTGAAGTGTCTTATGATGCCAGCATTAGTATTATAGGGGGTAAAAAGTAGAACTAACAAATGagttgaataataataatttaagttctttgtttaatatgttttattttttgtaactgTCAGCCCAGTTACAATTCTATGTGGGTGTTCTGAAATCCCCAAAATTAGTGGGCATTTcactgaaatgaaataaatgaatgaaaataaataacttttcaaAACTTTCCAGCCAGCTATGATAAACACATAGCTGGTTGAGCTGGACAGAGAGCTAAAGATTAGTGACTGCACTTTTCTGATGGGATGGGAACCCCAAACTCCAGAGTAGAGCAATGACAAAGGGGAGAGCAGAACGCAGAGCACGAGCTGGCATAAAGCTGGCTGGCTTGAGGCCTGGAGGCTTAGATAACCATTGGAACTGCAATCGGGGGTGACCTGGGTGAAGTTTAATGTTGTAGAAAAGCCTTGCAATGGATATTAGATAGTCATTACAGTATACAGCATAATACCTAATATCCGTTCAGTGTCACTGCAGTGGTCATAAATATCTGTAATACTTCATTTCCCTAGTAAGACAAAGAAGATGTGCATGAATGGTTTTAATAATAGCCAAAGTAAAGTATGGATGTTGCGCAGGGACTCCCATGGCCTTGAAAGTGATGCCCAAAGCCTCGACTAAGCTGCAGGGCTTTCTGCGAGAGTACTGCATCTCCTTACACCTGTCCTGCCACCCCTGCATCGTGGGCCTCTTTGGCATTGCCTTCCAGTCTGATGAGCACTACTGCTTTGCCCAGGAGCTTGTGATCGGCAGGGACCTGTTTGCTGTCATCCAGCCAAAGGTGAGTCAAACACTGGCAAACACCACTAAAACACTAAGGCTAATGCCAGGCTactggctctgtgaggctgtatttAGGTACAGCACGGTGCTTTGAgatgaatgctaatgtcagcatgctaaccaGCTCACAGTGTCACAACTGTTTTAATTTAGTATGTTGgcatgctaatttttgctaatTAGTACagaacacaaagtacagttgAGGTTGATGGGAATTTTATTAGAATGTCTTTTCTGGAGTGTTAGGCCTACCTGAGGTTAACACGACAGCAGTTGCTAACGTCCAACACCAAACAGTTCAAGGGTCCCAACAATCTTACACTGACAGCGAAACAGCTCTACTCTGGCTTCAAACCTGTTAATAaacattagccatgtgatgctaataGAAGCCCTGTAACTGTCTGTGTGACTTTGTCCGAAGAACAGAGCATGCACTTTCACACCAGTAGTCCCATGATAAACACAGACAGCACATTTATAAGCACAGATAAGTCAAGCTGTAACCGTAGCTCAACAAGGCCATTTAACTGGACCACTGTCCTTGTctcagtatacaagcacggtaCAGGAATCAATTTACTGGCCAAAGTATGTCTGCTTCCACTACGATAGGTGGCAATATGCTCCCTTTCAGTTTGTTAGTATTGACCTTTTTCCGGTTGACCttttacgtcacagaccaaacaatctaGCGTCGTCCAGCTGTTCTGCCACTTTTTTGAACAGGTGGCCAGTCTGTGTTTTCCTCCCATCCATGTAGTTCAAAATATTTATCCCTTCAGCTAACACAGCATGAAAGATGTCTCGTGATCCATTCAAAAATGTatggctctggatgtagatttcaccacgttgttaccagcttcttctgttatgcatttaatgctattcgacttccaggtcaaagccCTGGGTGGAAACTGGAGCATGTGCAGAGCACCAAGGCCAGTTTGGTTCCGAACTTCCGATTGACTGTATAAACGCAGGACTGATTCGACTCCCgttcgcattatctgggtgtgttagtccgactttgagaaattggATTTAGTACGATTgcagtcagactaacatgtttacatgcattttaaatgtcCAGTTTTAGTCAGCCTGACACAATAAAccaattttctctaatgtcatgtaaacgtcctgagagagagaaagagaatcaTTGTAGAGCTGTGCGCAGATCTtcaatgaaatgagattttacccattttaaatgaTCAAATGCAAGATCCCATAGAATTCATGGTTATTGTCTGAATCTGCGTTAAGTGCCAGGATCACAACATCCCAATATCATGAAGGGACTGATATATTACCTTTAGTTAAAGTAactgtcttttaaaaaatatgtctgTGTGAAATTTATGCCTGTGACAACTTTGTATTTAAAAGCCTCTAGGCTTTAGTTTTATAATAAATACAGATTGTGATATTCACAATTCTCTGAGGTGTAGGGCTGATATAAGGGCAATATTAACGCAAGCTGTCCAGCAACTCATAAAAGAGAAAGAACAACAAccacacttcccctcatcaaCAACGACACAGAGGTATTAAAACAGACATAAGACAAGATCAGTTAAAATAAGTGCATgaatagaaattaaattaaaagaataTTGTCTATTCCACAGTCCAGCCAGTTGTggctaatgtgatgtgtgtaactgtgtgtgtgactggattcaggaAGTGTTAAACGGTCTTATTGCTGTCGGGACGAAGGATATAAATTATAATATATTGCCTgcattaaatgtattaaaaaaataatgagatgTGACCTGCATCATGTGGAAATATTTAACCATATACTGTAAGTATGTCGAAATATGTAAAGGGAAAAAATGATGCTTAAATGTGACTGTATTAAACTGTTGCATGCGAGGCCTGTCTCGTCAGGTGCTCATGGAGCCTTGCAGCTTGAGTGATGAGTCTGAACACAGTACCCATGCCTGAAAGTCTGGAGGGTGGACACTTGGATCCAGCCTTATTTGCTTTACACGGTACTTTGTGATGAGTGCTCACTTTTTATTCTGGCAACTTTGTAAATAACACAAAGAGTCCTCTCTCTCCATTGTCTGATATTTTCAGGTGGGTATCCCCGAATCTTCAGTAAAACGTTGTGTCCTCCAGATCGCCAGTGCACTGGAGTTTATCCACAGCCATGGTCTGGTCCATCGTGATGTCAAGCCTGAAAACATCCTCCTGTTGGACAATCACTGCTGCCAAGTGAAGCTGGCAGACTTTGGCCTGGCCCAGAAGAGAGGCACTCTGATACGCTTCATCACAGGAACCCTGCCCTACATGGCCCCGGAGCTTTGTACCGTGGCCCTGATGGAGGGTCAGAAAGAAGTGACCGCTCCTCCGCTTAGTGTGGAACCCAGCCTGGACACCTGGGCCTTCGGGGTGGTTATCTTCTGCATCCTTACGGGCTACTTTCCCTGGGAGCGCTGCATGGAGTCAGACGACTTCTACCAGGAGTTTGCAGACTGGTGCAGAATGGAGGAGAAACCCAACACAGAGGAGGACATTCCTCCTCTGTGGAGAAGGTTCACTCCAGAAGCCATGGAGATGTTCAGTAAGCTCCTGGATCTGGATGTAGAAAAGAGGTGTACAGTGGGGGAGGTGAAAGCGTATGTGGACAAGGACTGGCTTAAGAAGGTACACGGGACCgggcagcagcagacagcagaaaaggaaaaagtcaGCGCCTTTAGGAATAATCCTGGGCATGGCAAGGTGGTTCAGCCTAATACTTAGTAACAGACTGCATTTGTATAATCTATAGCTTCTATATGCCCAGACAGCATGTCAAATATACAGTCATAGGTGCCTGGCATCAGGCATGTGATTTGCAGTGATGAATGATGAAGACCATTTGACAGCAACATAAAGTTCACAGATGCTGCAGTTTCTGTGATAGAAGAAATACTCTGGTCctttatttaaaggagcagtgggAAGAATTTAGTGCCATTTAGTGGCAGCGTTGGGGTCGTCACTTTACAAGGATAATGTACTCaatactttaaaaaattaaTGCTTTACTGTACTTATATACTCCCTGTGGAAATCACTTACATCACTTTTTTGTTACTCTGCAACATCACCTGAGATGCACTGTCAGgtatgtgtgtgcgctgctgatgttacacgatGTCAATCATGCAGCGCACCGGGAATTTGACCGGCGTTTtaaatcggcatattttagactgaccggcTGGTCGCAGGTCACGGCTGATCACATGAAAATCGGCCCAATTACGAGCACTGCTGattaatcggtgcaagtctgaTAAAAAGTATAAAGGAGGTTGGCGTTTTCTAACATTGCCTGGTACAAATAttaattatttcaaaataatatatCAATAAGCCTTAATAAAACGATAAAAGAGACTGTAGAAGAGCCTCTCCACTAGTGGATGATGCTACTGTCGGCATGcttgatgatttttttctatcCACCCATTATGTAGATAGTTGAAGAACTTATGTAACTCAAGCAACGACATAACTGTTTGATTAGTGACTGTGGTGTGATTACTGAATTTAGACAGTAACATGTTACATTACTGCGTTACAAAgaaatgtaatgtgattacaGTAACAGTACAATGTGTTACGTGTTACCCCCCAACACTGAGGTTGCAGCCAAC
This genomic stretch from Epinephelus moara isolate mb chromosome 16, YSFRI_EMoa_1.0, whole genome shotgun sequence harbors:
- the si:dkey-8e10.3 gene encoding serine/threonine-protein kinase SBK1, encoding MIELGLPDGSLIDELMELTAQSLSQLEIQEHFNIIKEIGRGKYGKVLLVTHRFRGTPMALKVMPKASTKLQGFLREYCISLHLSCHPCIVGLFGIAFQSDEHYCFAQELVIGRDLFAVIQPKVGIPESSVKRCVLQIASALEFIHSHGLVHRDVKPENILLLDNHCCQVKLADFGLAQKRGTLIRFITGTLPYMAPELCTVALMEGQKEVTAPPLSVEPSLDTWAFGVVIFCILTGYFPWERCMESDDFYQEFADWCRMEEKPNTEEDIPPLWRRFTPEAMEMFSKLLDLDVEKRCTVGEVKAYVDKDWLKKVHGTGQQQTAEKEKVSAFRNNPGHGKVVQPNT